In Odocoileus virginianus isolate 20LAN1187 ecotype Illinois chromosome 5, Ovbor_1.2, whole genome shotgun sequence, a single window of DNA contains:
- the SLAMF7 gene encoding SLAM family member 7 isoform X1, with protein sequence MIGTPACVIFLLCQLTGPAASGIPKKLVGAIDGSVIFPLNLPVNLVDSIIWVFNSTTLITIQPKTADKKALIIVTQKRNEERVNFPHEGYSLKLSRLKKSDSGIYRVEIHSSMLQDPLTQEYELRVYEYLSKPKVIIGLQDNKNGTCVTNLTCSMEHGEEDVTYSWKSLDQATNESHSGSILPVSWRWEKSDMTFICMASNPISSNSSNPVFAQNLCEGAAGGLALYVILYVLLLFILLCSLALVLFILIVRRTRKKVSELIEEKKETDTHQETLSLPPVSEEVPEYDTISYCNRTISEENLANTIYSTVHISPKVTEPHSLTMSSDTPRSSTYKNVV encoded by the exons GGCCAGCAGCCTCTGGAATCCCAAAGAAGCTGGTTGGTGCCATTGATGGGTCTGTGATTTTCCCTCTGAATCTCCCAGTAAATCTAGTTGACAGCATTATCTGGGTCTTCAATTCAACCACTCTCATCACCATACAGCCAAAAACGGCAGACAAAAAAGCCCTCATCATAGTGACCCAAAAGCGTAACGAGGAAAGAGTGAATTTCCCACATGAAGGCTATTCCCTGAAGCTCAGCAGACTGAAGAAGAGTGACTCAGGTATCTACCGTGTGGAGATACACAGCTCAATGCTCCAGGATCCCCTCACCCAGGAGTATGAGCTGCGTGTCTATG AGTACCTGTCAAAGCCCAAAGTCATCATAGGTCTGCAGGACAATAAGAATGGCACCTGTGTAACCAATCTCACATGTTCCATGGAACATGGAGAAGAGGATGTAACTTACAGCTGGAAGTCTCTGGACCAGGCAACCAATGAATCCCACAGTGGCTCCATCCTCCCTGTATCCTGGAGGTGGGAGAAAAGTGACATGACCTTCATCTGCATGGCCAGTAACCCCATCAGCAGCAACTCCTCAAACCCTGTCTTTGCCCAGAATCTCTGTGAAG GTGCTGCTGGTGGCCTGGCTCTCTACGTGATCCTCTATGTCCTGTTGTTGTTCATCCTGCTCTGTTCCCTTGCACTGGTGTTATTTATTTTGATCGTacgaagaacaagaaaaaaag TTTCAGAGCTCATtgaagagaagaaggaaacagacactCATCAGGaaactctttccctccctcccgtTTCTGAAGAGGTGCCCGAGTATGATACAATCTCCTATTGTAAT AGGACTATTTCAGAGGAAAACCTGGCAAATACCATTTATTCCACTGTGCACATATCCCCCAAG GTAACAGAACCCCACTCCCTGACCATGTCGTCAGATACACCAAGGTCATCTACCTATAAGAATGTCGTCTAA
- the SLAMF7 gene encoding SLAM family member 7 isoform X2, with amino-acid sequence MIGTPACVIFLLCQLTGPAASGIPKKLVGAIDGSVIFPLNLPVNLVDSIIWVFNSTTLITIQPKTADKKALIIVTQKRNEERVNFPHEGYSLKLSRLKKSDSEYLSKPKVIIGLQDNKNGTCVTNLTCSMEHGEEDVTYSWKSLDQATNESHSGSILPVSWRWEKSDMTFICMASNPISSNSSNPVFAQNLCEGAAGGLALYVILYVLLLFILLCSLALVLFILIVRRTRKKVSELIEEKKETDTHQETLSLPPVSEEVPEYDTISYCNRTISEENLANTIYSTVHISPKVTEPHSLTMSSDTPRSSTYKNVV; translated from the exons GGCCAGCAGCCTCTGGAATCCCAAAGAAGCTGGTTGGTGCCATTGATGGGTCTGTGATTTTCCCTCTGAATCTCCCAGTAAATCTAGTTGACAGCATTATCTGGGTCTTCAATTCAACCACTCTCATCACCATACAGCCAAAAACGGCAGACAAAAAAGCCCTCATCATAGTGACCCAAAAGCGTAACGAGGAAAGAGTGAATTTCCCACATGAAGGCTATTCCCTGAAGCTCAGCAGACTGAAGAAGAGTGACTCAG AGTACCTGTCAAAGCCCAAAGTCATCATAGGTCTGCAGGACAATAAGAATGGCACCTGTGTAACCAATCTCACATGTTCCATGGAACATGGAGAAGAGGATGTAACTTACAGCTGGAAGTCTCTGGACCAGGCAACCAATGAATCCCACAGTGGCTCCATCCTCCCTGTATCCTGGAGGTGGGAGAAAAGTGACATGACCTTCATCTGCATGGCCAGTAACCCCATCAGCAGCAACTCCTCAAACCCTGTCTTTGCCCAGAATCTCTGTGAAG GTGCTGCTGGTGGCCTGGCTCTCTACGTGATCCTCTATGTCCTGTTGTTGTTCATCCTGCTCTGTTCCCTTGCACTGGTGTTATTTATTTTGATCGTacgaagaacaagaaaaaaag TTTCAGAGCTCATtgaagagaagaaggaaacagacactCATCAGGaaactctttccctccctcccgtTTCTGAAGAGGTGCCCGAGTATGATACAATCTCCTATTGTAAT AGGACTATTTCAGAGGAAAACCTGGCAAATACCATTTATTCCACTGTGCACATATCCCCCAAG GTAACAGAACCCCACTCCCTGACCATGTCGTCAGATACACCAAGGTCATCTACCTATAAGAATGTCGTCTAA
- the SLAMF7 gene encoding SLAM family member 7 isoform X3 — protein sequence MIGTPACVIFLLCQLTGPAASGIPKKLVGAIDGSVIFPLNLPVNLVDSIIWVFNSTTLITIQPKTADKKALIIVTQKRNEERVNFPHEGYSLKLSRLKKSDSGIYRVEIHSSMLQDPLTQEYELRVYEYLSKPKVIIGLQDNKNGTCVTNLTCSMEHGEEDVTYSWKSLDQATNESHSGSILPVSWRWEKSDMTFICMASNPISSNSSNPVFAQNLCEGAAGGLALYVILYVLLLFILLCSLALVLFILIVRRTRKKEDYFRGKPGKYHLFHCAHIPQGNRTPLPDHVVRYTKVIYL from the exons GGCCAGCAGCCTCTGGAATCCCAAAGAAGCTGGTTGGTGCCATTGATGGGTCTGTGATTTTCCCTCTGAATCTCCCAGTAAATCTAGTTGACAGCATTATCTGGGTCTTCAATTCAACCACTCTCATCACCATACAGCCAAAAACGGCAGACAAAAAAGCCCTCATCATAGTGACCCAAAAGCGTAACGAGGAAAGAGTGAATTTCCCACATGAAGGCTATTCCCTGAAGCTCAGCAGACTGAAGAAGAGTGACTCAGGTATCTACCGTGTGGAGATACACAGCTCAATGCTCCAGGATCCCCTCACCCAGGAGTATGAGCTGCGTGTCTATG AGTACCTGTCAAAGCCCAAAGTCATCATAGGTCTGCAGGACAATAAGAATGGCACCTGTGTAACCAATCTCACATGTTCCATGGAACATGGAGAAGAGGATGTAACTTACAGCTGGAAGTCTCTGGACCAGGCAACCAATGAATCCCACAGTGGCTCCATCCTCCCTGTATCCTGGAGGTGGGAGAAAAGTGACATGACCTTCATCTGCATGGCCAGTAACCCCATCAGCAGCAACTCCTCAAACCCTGTCTTTGCCCAGAATCTCTGTGAAG GTGCTGCTGGTGGCCTGGCTCTCTACGTGATCCTCTATGTCCTGTTGTTGTTCATCCTGCTCTGTTCCCTTGCACTGGTGTTATTTATTTTGATCGTacgaagaacaagaaaaaaag AGGACTATTTCAGAGGAAAACCTGGCAAATACCATTTATTCCACTGTGCACATATCCCCCAAG GTAACAGAACCCCACTCCCTGACCATGTCGTCAGATACACCAAGGTCATCTACCTATAA